In Brassica rapa cultivar Chiifu-401-42 chromosome A06, CAAS_Brap_v3.01, whole genome shotgun sequence, a single window of DNA contains:
- the LOC103872448 gene encoding post-GPI attachment to proteins factor 3 produces MAVRYCAALLLVLSCLFSVSYASLGDADPNYRTCVAECERNGCIGQVCFPQCNSSSSSGGPWYTQEPLYLQWQKLGCQGDCRYHCMVNREKERESLGHVPVKYHGKWPFKRVLGIQEPASVAFSVLNLAMHFHGWLSFFITLYYKLPLKQDKTAYYEYVGLWHMYGLLSMNSWFWSAVFHSRDVDITERLDYSSAIAVLGFSLILAILRTFDVRVEAARVMVSAPILAFVTTHILYINFYKLDYGWNMIVCVTMGVAQLLLWARWAAVSRHPSSWKLWVVVVAGGLAMLLEIYDFPPYEGYFDAHSIWHAITIPLTVLWWSFIRDDAEFRTSSLLKKSKPKAK; encoded by the exons ATGGCAGTACGCTACTGTGCAGCGCTATTGCTAGTGTTGTCATGCCTTTTCAGTGTTTCATATGCTAGTCTTGGCGATGCCGATCCAAACTACAG GACATGTGTTGCAGAATGCGAGAGAAACGGTTGTATCGGACAAGTGTGTTTTCCTCAGTGCAATTCTTCTTCATCCAGTGGTGGTCCATGGTACACACAAGAGCCTCTGTATTTGCAATGGCAAAAGCTGGGATGTCAAGGTGATTGCCGTTATCACTGTATGGTTAATAGAGAGAAAGAACGGGAATCTCTTGGTCATGTCCCTGTCAAGTACCATGGTAAATGGCCCTTCAAGCGTGTTCTTGGGATCCAG GAGCCTGCTTCTGTTGCCTTCTCTGTGCTCAACCTAGCGATGCATTTCCATGGCTGGCTTTCCTTCTTCATTACACTTTACTATAAGCTGCCTCTGAAGCAAGATAAGACGGCTTACTATGAATACGTTGGCTTGTGGCATATGTACGGTCTCCTCTCCATGAACTCTTGGTTCTGGAGTGCAGTTTTCCACAGCAG GGATGTTGATATCACAGAGAGGTTGGACTACTCATCTGCAATAGCAGTTCTCGGATTCTCTCTCATCTTAGCCATCCTAAGAACCTTTGATGTTCGAGTCGAGGCTGCAAGAGTCATGGTATCCGCTCCAATACTAGCTTTCGTCACCACCCACATACTATACATCAACTTCTACAAACTCGACTATG GTTGGAACATGATTGTGTGTGTGACCATGGGAGTCGCTCAGCTACTGCTATGGGCAAGATGGGCGGCTGTCTCGAGACATCCTTCTAGTTGGAAACTTTGGGTGGTTGTGGTAGCTGGAGGGTTAGCTATGCTTTTGGAGATATATGATTTTCCTCCATATGAAGGCTACTTCGATGCTCACTCCATCTGGCACGCCATCACCATTCCTCTTACTGTTCTCTGGTGGAGCTTTATTAGAGACGATGCTGAGTTCAGAACTTCTAGTCTTCTCAAGAAATCTAAGCCAAAGGCGAAGTAA
- the LOC103872446 gene encoding molybdenum cofactor sulfurase has product MEEFLKEFGDYYGYPDGPKNINEIRETEFKRLDQGVVYLDHAGSTLYSELQMENIFKDFTSSVYGNPHSQSDISSATSEIIADARRQVLEYFNASPEDYSCVFTSGATAALKIVGETFPWTQDSNFLYTMENHNSVLGIREYALGKGASACAVDIEEAANQPGQLASSGPFIKVKPRTVQTRNTSKLQNEESRGDACNLFAFPSECNFTGLRFNLDLVNLIKENNEATLEGTPFAKSKRWMVLIDAAKGCATQPPNLSEFPADFVVMSFYKLFGYPTGLGALLVRNDAAKLLKKTYFSGGTVAASIADIDFVKRREKVEEFFEDGSASFLSIAAIRHGFKLLKSLTTSAIWMHTTSLSMYVKKKLQALRHGNGAGVCVLYGSENLNLSSHKSGPTVTFNLKRPDGSWFGYLEVEKLASLSGIQLRTGCFCNPGACAKYLDLSHSDLLSNVEAGHVCWDDNDVINGKPTGAVRVSFGYMSTFEEAKKFIDFIISSFVSPPKKIGNGIAFSGRFAQLPSEELESKESIPGYYLKSVTIYPIKSCGGFSVNRWPLCRTGLLHDREWMIQGLTGELITQKKVPEMSLISTVIDLEEGLLVVESARCKDKLYIRIKSNSYNPRSDEFDAHDNNILENYNEETRINWWFTDAIGRQCKLLQYSSSTSKHCLNRNKSPGLCRVLESNINFANEAQFLLISEESVADLNRRLEAKGKDSNRDLEKLNPHRFRPNLVIAGGEPYAEDKWRTLKIGDTNFTSLGGCNRCQMINISNESGQVKKSNEPLTTLASYRRVKGKILFGTLLRYEHDAKVESWIRVGEEVNPERE; this is encoded by the exons ATGGAAGAATTTCTGAAGGAATTCGGAGATTATTATGGATACCCAGATGGTCCAAAGAACATCAACGAGATCCGCGAGACTGAGTTCAAGAGACTAGACCaag GTGTTGTGTACTTGGACCATGCTGGTTCTACTTTGTATTCTGAGTTGCAGATGGAAAATATCTTCAAGGACTTTACAAGCAGTGTTTATGGAAATCCAC ATAGTCAAAGTGATATCAGTTCAGCAACCAGTGAAATTATAGCTGATGCTCGGCGTCAG GTACTTGAATACTTCAATGCATCTCCTGAAGACTACAGTTGCGTATTCACGTCCGGAGCCACAGCAGCGCTGAAGATTGTCGGGGAGACATTTCCGTGGACGCAGGACAGCAATTTTTTGTATACCATGGAGAACCACAACAGTGTACTTGGTATCAGGGAATATGCGTTGGGTAAAGGTGCTTCAGCATGTGCAGTGGATATTGAAGAGGCAGCTAACCAGCCGGGTCAGCTAGCAAGTTCAGGACCATTTATCAAGGTAAAGCCTCGTACCGTGCAGACGAGAAACACTTCTAAACTCCAAAACGAAGAGTCAAGAG gAGATGCCTGTAATCTATTTGCTTTCCCTTCGGAGTGCAATTTTACCGGCTTGAGGTTCAACCTCGATCTGGTGAACTTGattaaagaaaataatgaagCTACCCTAGAAGGCACTCCCTTTGCCAA GAGCAAACGGTGGATGGTTTTGATAGATGCTGCAAAAGGCTGTGCTACTCAACCACCTAATTTATCGGAGTTCCCTGCAGATTTTGTTGTTATGTCATTCTACAAG TTGTTTGGTTATCCTACTGGGCTTGGTGCTCTCCTTGTACGGAATG ATGCTGCCAAATTGCTTAAAAAGACTTACTTTAGTGGAG GCACTGTTGCTGCTTCAATTGCTGACATTGACTTTGTTAAAAGAAGGGAAAAGGTGGAGGAGTTTTTTGAGGATGGTTCTGCTTCGTTCTTGAGCATAGCAGCCATCCGCCATGGATTCAAATTACTCAAGTCCCTTACTACTTCTGCAATTTGGAT GCACACAACATCACTTTCCATGTACGTGAAGAAGAAACTTCAGGCTTTAAGACATGGAAACGGAGCTGGTGTATGTGTTCTGTATGGCAGTGAAAATCTGAAC ttatcttCACATAAGTCAGGCCCAACGGTTACATTCAACTTGAAGAGACCTGATGGCTCTTGGTTTGGCTACCTGGAGGTGGAAAAGCTTGCTTCTCTATCTGGAATTCAGTTACGG ACAGGATGCTTTTGCAATCCTGGCGCATGTGCAAAGTATCTCGACTTGTCTCATTCTGATCTACTGTCTAATGTTGAG GCTGGGCATGTTTGCTGGGATGACAATGATGTGATAAACGGGAAACCAACAGGGGCTGTTAGGGTTTCGTTTGGTTATATGTCAACCTTTGAAGAGGCCAAG AAATTTATTGATTTCATCATAAGTTCATTTGTTTCACCTCCAAAGAAGATTGGGAATGGAATTGCCTTCAGTGGAAGATTTGCTCAACTTCCTAGTGAAG AACTTGAAAGTAAAGAATCCATTCCAGGCTACTACCTTAAATCAGTTACCATATATCCAATCAAGTCGTGTGGTGGATTTTCTGTAAATCGTTGGCCACTTTGCAGAACAG GCCTGTTGCATGATCGGGAATGGATGATTCAGGGTCTGACGGGTGAACTTATTACCCAAAAGAAG GTGCCTGAGATGTCTCTTATTAGCACCGTTATCGACCTTGAGGAAGGACTATTGGTTGTAGAATCTGCTCGTTGCAAAGACAAGTTGTACATCAGAATCAAGTCTAATTCATATAACCCAAGGAGCGATGAATTCGATGCACATGACAACAACAT ACTCGAAAATTACAACGAGGAAACAAGAATCAATTGGTGGTTCACCGATGCCATTGGTCGGCAATGCAAGTTGTTACAGTACTCTAGCTCAACTTCAAAACACTGCTTGAACAGAAACAAGAGTCCTGGGTTGTGCAGAGTTTTGGAAAGCAATATCAACTTTGCTAACGAAGCTCAGTTCTTGTTGATCTCCGAGGAGAGTGTTGCTGATCTAAACAGAAGATTAGAAGCAA AAGGCAAGGATTCCAACCGGGATCTTGAGAAACTAAATCCACACAGGTTTAGACCAAATCTGGTTATAGCCGGAGGTGAACCATACGCAGAAGATAAATGGAGAACTCTCAAGATAGGAGACACTAATTTCACG TCGTTGGGCGGTTGTAATCGGTGCCAGATGATAAACATAAGTAACGAAAGTGGACAAGTGAAGAAATCCAACGAGCCCTTAACAACCTTAGCTTCATATAGGAGAGTAAAG GGAAAGATCTTGTTTGGAACTCTTCTGAGATATGAGCATGATGCAAAAGTAGAGTCTTGGATTCGAGTTGGGGAAGAAGTCAATCCAGAGAGAGAATAG